A single window of Usitatibacter rugosus DNA harbors:
- a CDS encoding ExeA family protein has product MLNSPLPTRAKAADSARENTMTMYLEHFGLREAPFRITPHTEFFFSGANRGATLEALLYAITAGEGMVKVTGEVGSGKTMLCRVLMERLPEKVETIYLAVPSLSRDEMLAAIAADLGIETAGANTTKLVKLLQDKLIEVHADGKQVVALIDEAHAMPLATLEEVRLLSNLETNKEKLLQLVLFGQPELDAHLALPSMRQLKERITHAFDLAPLPPRDVKDYVNFRLRQAGYHGPDLFGTEALAIIADASEGLTRRINIYADKTLLAAFAAGTHTVSPDHARAAVSDTQIVVTRRSPRKAIGVAAALGLVVGIAIGYFAAQHGGPVPSEAVAARNGAAVSPAASPAADKPATTAPAASPAESKTAESRTASAKPANASEARPAAPAEVGDAVGARLAAGKQLLEGSATGGYGVQLMVTDAREKTYLENYLVEVGRTLKPETLYLFPAGSREAPRIGVLYGAFPERAEAVAALDAMPETLKQFRPYVRPLDGLREDVRRTDRR; this is encoded by the coding sequence GTGCTAAACTCGCCCCTTCCGACCCGGGCGAAGGCCGCGGATAGCGCCCGCGAGAACACGATGACGATGTACCTCGAGCATTTCGGGTTGCGCGAAGCCCCCTTCCGCATCACCCCCCACACCGAGTTCTTCTTCTCGGGCGCCAATCGCGGCGCCACGCTCGAGGCGTTGCTCTACGCCATCACCGCCGGCGAAGGCATGGTGAAGGTCACGGGCGAGGTGGGCAGCGGCAAGACCATGCTCTGCCGCGTGCTGATGGAGCGGCTGCCCGAGAAGGTCGAGACCATCTACCTCGCGGTGCCCAGCCTCTCGCGCGACGAGATGCTCGCCGCCATCGCGGCCGACCTCGGCATCGAGACGGCCGGCGCCAACACCACCAAGCTCGTGAAGCTGCTGCAGGACAAGCTGATCGAGGTGCACGCGGACGGCAAGCAGGTCGTCGCGCTGATCGACGAGGCGCATGCGATGCCGCTCGCCACGCTCGAGGAGGTGCGCCTGCTCTCCAACCTCGAGACCAACAAGGAAAAGCTGCTGCAGCTCGTGCTGTTCGGCCAGCCCGAGCTCGACGCGCACCTCGCCCTGCCCAGCATGCGGCAGCTGAAGGAGCGCATCACGCACGCATTCGATCTCGCGCCGCTGCCGCCGCGCGACGTGAAGGACTACGTGAATTTCCGCCTGCGCCAGGCCGGCTACCACGGGCCCGACCTCTTCGGCACGGAGGCGCTCGCGATCATCGCCGACGCGTCCGAGGGCCTCACGCGGCGCATCAACATCTACGCCGACAAGACCCTCCTCGCCGCTTTCGCCGCGGGCACGCACACCGTGAGCCCCGACCACGCGCGCGCGGCGGTTTCGGACACGCAGATCGTGGTCACGCGGCGCTCGCCACGCAAGGCCATCGGGGTGGCCGCGGCCCTCGGCCTCGTCGTGGGCATCGCGATCGGCTATTTCGCCGCACAGCACGGAGGTCCCGTGCCGTCGGAGGCCGTCGCGGCCCGCAATGGCGCGGCCGTGTCGCCTGCCGCCTCGCCCGCGGCCGACAAGCCCGCGACGACGGCTCCTGCCGCATCGCCCGCCGAGTCGAAGACAGCCGAATCCCGGACCGCGAGCGCGAAGCCGGCGAACGCATCCGAGGCGCGCCCCGCAGCGCCCGCGGAAGTCGGTGACGCGGTGGGCGCGCGCCTCGCCGCAGGCAAGCAGCTCCTCGAGGGCAGCGCGACCGGGGGCTACGGCGTGCAGCTGATGGTCACCGACGCGCGCGAGAAGACCTACCTCGAGAACTACCTCGTCGAAGTGGGCCGCACGCTCAAGCCCGAGACGCTCTACCTCTTCCCCGCCGGATCGCGCGAGGCACCGCGCATCGGCGTGCTGTACGGCGCGTTTCCCGAGCGCGCCGAGGCCGTGGCCGCGCTGGACGCGATGCCCGAGACGCTGAAACAGTTCCGTCCGTACGTGCGGCCGCTCGACGGCTTGCGCGAAGACGTGCGCCGCACCGACCGGCGCTGA